Proteins encoded in a region of the Methanofollis tationis genome:
- a CDS encoding IS5 family transposase translates to MSTFFNFAIRDEYAKLSELGNTLGEVSSLIDWDAFRPLLSDLYTNDEGKGGRPNYDVVFMIKLLVLQQWYGLSDPQLEREAYDRLSFRHFLGYPTKIPDNSTIWLFRERLIATGKDTAIWGELQRQIDQKGLTIRRGVIQDASFITSDPGHARADTPRGDQAKTRRSRDGTWTKKGSKSYFGYKLHILLDKDHQLIRRITTTTAALHDSQIDLSEKGETVYRDKGYFGVKPRASMDKTMHRAVRNHPLSLKEKRRNKAISRTRSLVERPFAVIKTEFRAGYVRVTTCARAHVKCLFSCLSFNLKQLLTIERQTA, encoded by the coding sequence ATGAGCACATTCTTCAATTTTGCAATTCGGGACGAATATGCCAAACTATCTGAACTCGGGAACACCCTGGGTGAAGTCTCCTCTTTGATCGACTGGGATGCCTTCCGCCCCCTCCTTTCTGATCTGTACACAAATGACGAGGGAAAAGGCGGCCGTCCGAACTATGATGTTGTCTTCATGATCAAACTTCTCGTTCTTCAGCAGTGGTATGGTCTTTCTGATCCGCAGCTCGAACGTGAAGCATATGATCGCCTTTCTTTCCGCCACTTTCTCGGGTACCCGACAAAAATCCCTGATAATTCGACGATCTGGCTCTTCCGCGAACGCCTGATCGCAACGGGAAAAGATACGGCCATCTGGGGGGAGTTGCAACGTCAGATCGACCAGAAAGGATTGACGATCCGGCGAGGCGTGATCCAGGACGCAAGTTTCATCACCTCAGATCCCGGTCATGCGCGTGCAGATACCCCTCGCGGAGACCAGGCAAAAACGCGGCGAAGCCGCGATGGCACCTGGACGAAGAAGGGTTCGAAATCGTATTTCGGATACAAACTCCATATTCTCCTGGACAAAGATCATCAACTCATCAGACGGATCACAACAACGACCGCTGCTCTCCACGACAGCCAGATCGACCTCTCAGAGAAGGGGGAGACGGTCTACCGGGACAAGGGATATTTCGGCGTGAAGCCCCGAGCATCCATGGACAAGACCATGCACCGCGCCGTCCGAAATCATCCGCTTTCCCTCAAGGAGAAACGCAGAAACAAGGCAATCAGCAGGACGCGATCCCTGGTGGAGCGACCCTTTGCCGTGATCAAAACGGAATTTCGTGCAGGTTATGTCCGGGTGACAACCTGCGCACGAGCGCATGTCAAATGTCTCTTCTCGTGTCTTTCATTCAACCTGAAACAACTGCTGACAATTGAACGACAGACTGCTTGA
- a CDS encoding type I restriction endonuclease subunit R, with the protein MGHHTFTEDEVETAALAWFAEMGYTILHGPDIAPDGTTPERENYDQPLLTRRLQDAIARINPDLPREALDEAFRKLIRTASPSLIETNRTFHQHLTEGVTVEYRGPDGRIRSAPVRIFDPATPENNEWLAVNQYTVTENNRNRRPDIVIFVNGLPIAVIELKNPADPATDIWTAYNQLQTYIQQIPSLFATNELLVISDGVEARTGSLTAGREYFMPWRTVDGDTTAPEATPELDVLIHGLFHPHRLTEYLQDFILFQNSGTSLTKINAGYHQFFAVKAAIESTIRAASTGGDQKGGVIWHTQGSGKSLTMVFYARKLALAADLKNPTIVVLTDQNDLDDQLFDTFAECQDHLRQEPVQAASRANLRDLLHGRQAGGIVFSTVQKFFPTKEEAHHPLLSDRRNIILIADEAHESQYGFTGHINEKTGHIRYGFAAYIRQALPNATAIGFTGTPISLKDRDTRQVFGDDISTYDVLQAQKDHVTVPIYYEGRHVKLDLPDEEKPKLDEELDDIVSEEDEDTRGKIKSKWAALEAVVGTPHRIETIAADIDRHFAQQQEVLPGKAMIVCMSRRICVEMYNALVRLHPEWDSDDDTAGAIKVIMSGTPGERLDWQKHIRTKQQIRGLRKRFKDPDDPFTIVIVRDMWNTGFNAPCLTTMYVDKPMQGHGLMQTIARVDRVFKDKPGGLVVDYIGIAPRMKTALAEYTTTKHKGLTVYELEEAVAMMLEKHQICCDLMHGFKWSEWKSGDPMGRLALITGGMNHILKQPDGKEDFLDTVMQLSAAYALAVTEEAAGEIRDDVTFFQSVRASILKNTVRKGKPADVLDHAVNQLISGAIALDGPVEIFKAAGLSNPDISILSDEFLAEVRGLPQKNLAVELLRKLINDEIKTRMRKNVVQSRKFSEMLDQTILNYENRSVETAVIIEQLIETARQIREEVKRGEKMGLSEAEIAFYDALANNQSAREVMADEDLRKIASELVVKVQENVTIDWSRKENVRARMRRTIKRILRQYKYPPDKQEEATQLVLMQAEQVCREISGEA; encoded by the coding sequence ATGGGACACCACACCTTCACCGAAGACGAAGTCGAGACCGCGGCGCTCGCCTGGTTTGCAGAGATGGGCTACACCATCCTCCACGGCCCTGACATCGCCCCCGACGGAACAACCCCGGAGCGCGAAAACTACGACCAGCCCCTCCTCACCCGACGGTTGCAGGACGCCATCGCCAGGATCAACCCCGACCTCCCGCGCGAGGCCCTCGACGAGGCCTTCAGGAAACTCATCCGCACCGCCTCCCCCTCCCTCATCGAAACCAACCGCACCTTCCACCAGCACCTCACCGAAGGCGTCACCGTCGAATACCGCGGTCCAGACGGCCGCATCCGCAGCGCCCCGGTCCGGATCTTCGATCCTGCCACCCCTGAAAACAACGAATGGCTCGCCGTCAACCAGTACACCGTCACCGAGAACAACCGTAACCGTCGGCCCGACATCGTCATCTTCGTCAACGGCCTCCCCATCGCCGTGATCGAACTCAAAAACCCCGCCGACCCCGCCACTGACATCTGGACCGCCTACAACCAGCTCCAGACCTACATACAACAGATCCCCTCCCTCTTCGCCACCAACGAACTCCTCGTCATCTCCGACGGCGTCGAGGCCCGCACCGGATCGCTCACCGCCGGCAGAGAATACTTCATGCCCTGGCGCACGGTCGACGGCGACACCACCGCCCCCGAGGCCACCCCGGAACTCGACGTCCTCATCCACGGCCTCTTCCACCCCCACCGCCTCACCGAATACCTCCAGGACTTCATCCTCTTCCAGAACAGCGGCACCAGCCTCACCAAGATCAATGCCGGCTACCACCAGTTCTTCGCCGTCAAAGCCGCCATCGAAAGCACCATCCGCGCCGCATCAACGGGCGGCGACCAGAAAGGCGGCGTCATCTGGCACACCCAGGGCTCGGGCAAAAGTCTTACCATGGTATTCTACGCCCGCAAACTCGCCCTCGCCGCTGACCTGAAAAACCCGACCATCGTCGTCCTCACCGACCAGAACGACCTCGACGACCAGCTCTTCGACACCTTCGCCGAATGCCAGGACCACCTCAGGCAGGAACCCGTCCAGGCCGCAAGCCGGGCCAACCTCAGGGACCTCCTCCACGGCCGGCAGGCCGGCGGCATCGTCTTCTCCACCGTCCAGAAATTCTTCCCCACCAAAGAAGAAGCACACCACCCCCTCCTCTCCGACCGGCGCAACATCATCTTAATCGCCGACGAAGCCCACGAAAGCCAGTACGGCTTCACAGGCCATATCAACGAAAAGACCGGCCACATCAGATACGGCTTTGCCGCATACATCAGGCAGGCCCTCCCCAACGCCACCGCCATCGGCTTCACCGGCACCCCCATCTCCCTCAAGGACCGCGACACCCGGCAGGTCTTCGGCGACGACATCAGCACCTACGACGTCCTCCAGGCACAAAAAGACCACGTCACCGTCCCCATCTACTACGAAGGGCGGCACGTCAAACTCGACCTCCCCGACGAAGAAAAGCCAAAACTCGACGAAGAACTCGACGACATCGTCTCAGAAGAGGACGAAGACACCAGAGGCAAAATAAAATCCAAATGGGCCGCCCTCGAAGCCGTCGTCGGCACACCGCACCGGATCGAGACCATCGCCGCAGACATCGACCGCCACTTCGCACAACAGCAGGAAGTCCTCCCCGGCAAGGCCATGATCGTCTGCATGAGCCGCCGGATCTGTGTCGAGATGTACAACGCCCTCGTCCGCCTCCACCCCGAATGGGACAGCGACGACGACACCGCCGGCGCCATCAAGGTCATCATGTCCGGCACCCCCGGAGAGAGGCTGGACTGGCAGAAACACATCCGGACAAAACAGCAGATCCGGGGCCTGAGAAAACGGTTCAAAGACCCCGACGATCCCTTCACGATCGTCATCGTCCGTGACATGTGGAACACCGGCTTCAACGCCCCCTGCCTCACCACCATGTACGTCGACAAACCCATGCAGGGCCACGGCCTGATGCAGACCATCGCCCGCGTGGACCGCGTCTTCAAGGACAAACCAGGTGGCCTTGTGGTCGACTACATCGGTATCGCACCCAGGATGAAGACGGCCCTCGCCGAATACACCACAACGAAACACAAGGGCCTTACCGTCTACGAACTCGAAGAGGCCGTCGCCATGATGCTGGAGAAGCACCAGATCTGCTGCGACCTGATGCACGGCTTCAAATGGTCAGAATGGAAGAGCGGCGACCCGATGGGCCGGCTTGCCCTGATCACCGGCGGCATGAACCACATCCTCAAACAACCCGACGGCAAGGAAGACTTCCTGGACACCGTCATGCAACTCTCGGCGGCCTATGCCCTGGCCGTCACCGAAGAAGCAGCAGGGGAGATCAGGGACGACGTCACCTTCTTCCAGTCGGTCCGTGCCTCGATCCTCAAAAACACCGTCAGGAAAGGTAAACCTGCCGACGTCCTCGACCATGCCGTCAACCAGTTGATCTCAGGGGCCATCGCTCTCGACGGCCCGGTCGAGATCTTCAAGGCCGCCGGCCTGAGCAACCCCGACATCTCCATCCTCTCAGACGAGTTCCTTGCAGAAGTCAGAGGACTTCCGCAAAAAAACCTCGCCGTTGAACTCCTGCGGAAACTGATCAACGACGAGATCAAGACCAGGATGCGGAAAAACGTGGTCCAGTCCAGAAAATTCTCCGAGATGCTCGACCAGACAATCCTGAACTACGAGAACCGCTCGGTCGAGACGGCGGTCATTATCGAGCAGTTGATCGAGACCGCACGCCAGATCCGCGAGGAGGTCAAGCGGGGCGAGAAAATGGGCCTCTCAGAGGCCGAGATCGCCTTCTACGACGCTCTCGCAAACAACCAGAGCGCCCGTGAGGTGATGGCCGACGAGGACCTGCGGAAGATTGCCAGCGAACTGGTCGTCAAAGTGCAGGAGAATGTCACCATCGACTGGTCACGCAAAGAAAATGTCAGGGCACGGATGCGGAGGACAATCAAAAGGATTCTGAGGCAGTATAAATACCCGCCTGACAAACAGGAGGAGGCCACGCAGCTGGTGCTCATGCAGGCAGAGCAGGTGTGCCGGGAGATTTCAGGGGAGGCATAA
- a CDS encoding Fic family protein: protein MKKLPEKPPTTWDETALRTINTVQRDPEFRQAVTEYNARYLSWDDLRYRVPDAEKRMATWATMKILRTMRYEPVPYPPLDLKYSTTPEISRSLHIFDQYLSGTIQIHNKTIRLEQSYIINSLMEEAIASSVLEGAATTHRVAKEMLRKGREPRDKSEQMIVNNYRAMRYIRDQKDTPLTPEFIIDIHLFVTENTLDEGAVGRFRDNDEIVVADPVTGVVHHTPPEHTRIWEMIEELCRFANAPDDDAGTFIHPIIKGIILHFLIGYIHPFEDGNGRTARSIFYWYVLSRGYWLFEYMPISRIILRSKKDYALAYLHTEYDEMDLTYFIQYHIRCIDEARRDLLAYIEKKQSEQNATKAIIKTIQNINQRQADILRQMMEHSDEYFTIREVSETHGVVYQTARTDLLSLADQGYIRKEKRGREFIFIFNEGCDLWDEKKK from the coding sequence ATGAAAAAACTCCCGGAAAAGCCACCCACAACGTGGGACGAAACCGCCCTCCGCACGATCAATACAGTCCAGCGCGACCCGGAGTTCAGACAGGCGGTGACCGAATACAACGCCCGCTACCTCTCCTGGGACGACCTCAGGTACCGCGTCCCCGACGCCGAGAAGCGGATGGCCACCTGGGCGACGATGAAGATACTCCGTACCATGCGCTACGAACCCGTCCCCTACCCGCCCCTCGACCTGAAATACTCGACCACACCCGAAATCTCGCGCAGCCTCCACATCTTCGACCAGTACCTCTCCGGCACGATCCAGATCCATAACAAGACCATCAGGCTCGAACAGTCCTACATCATCAACTCGCTCATGGAGGAGGCCATCGCTTCCAGCGTCCTCGAAGGGGCGGCGACCACCCACAGGGTCGCCAAAGAGATGCTCCGGAAGGGGAGAGAGCCACGGGATAAGTCCGAGCAGATGATCGTCAACAACTACCGGGCGATGCGCTACATCCGGGACCAGAAGGACACTCCCCTCACCCCGGAGTTCATCATCGACATCCACCTCTTTGTCACCGAGAACACCCTGGACGAGGGGGCCGTCGGGCGGTTCAGAGACAACGATGAGATTGTCGTCGCCGACCCGGTCACCGGCGTCGTCCACCACACACCCCCGGAGCACACCAGAATCTGGGAGATGATCGAAGAACTCTGCCGGTTTGCAAACGCCCCTGACGACGATGCCGGCACATTCATCCACCCCATCATAAAGGGGATCATCCTCCACTTCCTCATCGGCTACATCCACCCCTTCGAGGACGGCAACGGCAGGACCGCACGCAGCATCTTCTACTGGTACGTCCTCTCTCGGGGCTACTGGCTCTTCGAGTACATGCCCATCTCCCGGATCATCCTCCGGTCCAAGAAAGACTACGCCCTCGCCTACCTCCACACCGAATACGACGAGATGGACCTTACCTACTTCATCCAGTATCATATCCGGTGCATCGATGAGGCCCGGAGAGACCTGCTCGCCTACATCGAGAAAAAACAGAGCGAGCAGAACGCAACAAAAGCGATAATTAAAACTATCCAAAACATCAATCAAAGGCAGGCAGACATCCTGCGACAGATGATGGAGCACAGCGACGAGTATTTCACCATCAGAGAGGTCTCGGAGACCCACGGCGTCGTCTACCAGACGGCCAGGACCGACCTCCTCAGCCTCGCCGACCAGGGCTACATCAGAAAAGAAAAACGCGGCCGGGAGTTCATCTTCATCTTCAACGAAGGATGCGACCTCTGGGACGAGAAAAAGAAATAG
- a CDS encoding restriction endonuclease subunit S, translating into MTVKTQLTLYGHISCDFSESKLEQICIPKVGVQTGPFGSQLHNEDYVESGTPIITVEHLGENRILHENTPFVSDEDRIRLKKYSLKCGDIVFSRVGSVDRRALVRKTEDGWLFSGRCLRVRVNREVIDPVYLSYFFGLDSFKEYIRSIAVGATMPSLNTKILSDIPIYYPPLPEQHAIARILSSLDDKIELNRKINATLEAMAQALFTSWFVDFDPVRAKAEGRAPAGMDEETAALFPDGFEEVDGREVPVGWRVAPLTEVIEVNPRVSLSKGEVAPYLDMKNMPMQGHRAIEWVDRPFGSGVKFMNGDTLLARITPCLENGKTAYVDFLKDDQVGWGSTEYIVFRPKPPLPKEYGYCLARSEELRTYAILNMTGTSGRQRVSASCFENYLVVVPSSDIAKSFERIVKSIMVLIKQKDEESRTLAALRDTLLPRLISGEVRVPVDEGERATIEQTQARRW; encoded by the coding sequence ATGACAGTAAAAACCCAATTAACTCTCTATGGCCATATTTCGTGTGATTTCTCTGAGTCAAAACTAGAACAGATTTGCATACCAAAAGTTGGAGTCCAAACTGGCCCATTTGGGAGTCAGTTGCATAATGAAGATTATGTTGAATCAGGAACGCCGATAATAACAGTTGAACATTTAGGAGAGAATCGAATACTCCATGAAAATACGCCTTTTGTTTCTGATGAAGATAGAATTAGATTGAAAAAATATTCTCTGAAGTGCGGAGACATTGTTTTTAGCCGTGTAGGATCTGTGGATCGAAGGGCACTGGTCCGAAAAACAGAAGATGGATGGCTTTTTTCGGGCAGATGCCTTCGCGTCAGGGTGAATCGAGAAGTTATTGATCCCGTTTATTTGTCGTATTTTTTCGGTTTGGATTCGTTTAAAGAATACATCCGAAGTATTGCAGTTGGGGCCACAATGCCTTCATTGAATACCAAAATTCTCAGCGACATTCCGATATACTATCCCCCTCTCCCCGAACAACACGCCATCGCCCGCATCCTCTCCTCCCTCGACGACAAAATCGAACTGAACCGCAAAATAAACGCCACCCTCGAAGCGATGGCGCAGGCGCTCTTCACATCATGGTTCGTGGACTTCGACCCGGTGCGGGCGAAGGCCGAGGGGCGGGCGCCCGCTGGCATGGACGAGGAGACGGCGGCGCTGTTTCCTGATGGGTTTGAGGAGGTGGATGGACGGGAGGTGCCGGTTGGGTGGAGAGTTGCACCTCTTACTGAGGTCATCGAAGTTAACCCACGTGTTTCTCTGTCGAAAGGGGAGGTCGCTCCTTACCTTGATATGAAGAACATGCCCATGCAAGGGCATCGCGCTATCGAATGGGTGGACCGACCATTCGGATCTGGTGTCAAGTTCATGAATGGTGATACCCTTCTCGCTCGAATCACCCCATGCCTTGAAAACGGAAAAACTGCATATGTCGATTTCCTGAAGGACGATCAGGTAGGGTGGGGATCTACCGAATACATTGTATTCCGACCAAAGCCTCCTCTGCCAAAGGAATATGGCTACTGCCTTGCGAGATCGGAAGAACTCCGAACATATGCAATCCTGAATATGACTGGAACAAGTGGACGGCAGAGGGTCTCCGCTTCTTGTTTTGAGAACTATCTGGTTGTTGTTCCGTCCTCTGACATTGCAAAAAGTTTTGAGAGGATTGTAAAATCTATTATGGTGCTTATCAAGCAGAAGGACGAAGAATCCCGCACCCTCGCCGCCCTCCGCGACACCCTCCTCCCCAGACTCATCTCCGGGGAGGTCAGGGTGCCGGTTGACGAAGGAGAGAGAGCCACCATAGAACAGACACAGGCACGTCGATGGTGA
- a CDS encoding transposase translates to MRGRKELEKYWYLSSQSNRLIYDLSFIFSSSDTVNLAEFGYNAEGVWLPQVNIALFSAMDTGLPVMIRALPGSVRDVSTLVGSLAEIAAPGGILVLDRGFVSEKNEAALIKAKIPFVLPQRRNSTRYEIRIHLTDHFFYHKRLIHAGKREIDGLTLYLYEDADLKVEEEKTLYRLLEEGEIDREALNVRLKRAGRILILSSVKAEPQEIYQMYKSRNLVEDHFAAFKSLIQADKLYLRDATAVFGHVFVGFLCLYLYCRILNRIKRAGMTAHLSPQGLLLKLSKVYAVGAGEERRITEVPKGVRKIAEKLELDIFPNA, encoded by the coding sequence ATGAGAGGGAGGAAGGAATTAGAGAAGTACTGGTACCTCTCCTCACAATCGAACCGGCTCATCTACGACCTCTCGTTCATCTTCTCTTCCTCCGACACCGTAAACCTGGCAGAGTTCGGCTACAACGCTGAAGGGGTCTGGCTGCCCCAGGTGAACATTGCACTCTTCAGCGCCATGGACACCGGCCTTCCGGTGATGATCCGCGCCCTGCCGGGTTCGGTCAGGGATGTCTCGACTCTCGTTGGATCCCTCGCCGAGATCGCAGCACCAGGAGGGATCCTTGTCCTCGATCGTGGATTCGTCTCAGAGAAGAATGAAGCAGCCCTGATCAAGGCGAAGATCCCGTTCGTCCTCCCGCAACGCCGCAATAGCACCAGGTACGAGATCAGGATCCATCTCACCGACCACTTCTTCTACCACAAACGGCTGATCCATGCCGGTAAAAGGGAGATCGACGGACTGACACTCTATCTCTACGAGGATGCCGACCTGAAGGTCGAAGAGGAGAAGACCCTCTACCGCCTGCTGGAGGAGGGAGAGATCGATCGGGAAGCGCTGAACGTGAGGCTGAAGCGTGCGGGCCGGATCCTGATCCTCTCCTCGGTGAAGGCGGAGCCCCAGGAGATCTACCAGATGTATAAGTCGAGAAACCTGGTCGAGGACCATTTTGCTGCGTTCAAGAGTTTGATCCAGGCAGACAAGCTCTACCTCCGGGACGCAACGGCGGTGTTCGGCCATGTCTTTGTCGGGTTTCTCTGTCTCTATCTCTACTGCCGGATCCTGAACCGGATCAAGAGGGCGGGGATGACAGCGCACCTGTCACCGCAGGGGCTGCTGCTGAAACTCTCAAAGGTGTACGCGGTGGGAGCGGGGGAGGAGAGACGGATCACCGAGGTGCCGAAGGGGGTGCGGAAGATCGCGGAGAAACTGGAACTCGATATATTCCCTAATGCTTGA
- a CDS encoding ISH3 family transposase, whose protein sequence is MPLPKSRVTCRKSNILKPKDCCAPVVSALDQHLTIPIQGKLTQTDLISSLVGMAVMNQSVHSITHILDRVPCETSVRYHLKKLDMADLEQNNTSILTTHMHHVLKPGYAYQFAIDFTNDPYYGSTDEENEAYIVRSKRKKSTNEFYSYITLYVTTRNRQMTLAVFPVRRDTSKVGYIAQCLDRITELGLRIEVLCLDREFYTRKVLGFLMDVQVPFIVPVRKHGKRMKQVLQGTHSRYAEYRMHGKPVLVLKIAIAVKYAKGKRGKRGVENLGYVVGNLRWNPHRVHQTYRSRFSIESSYRMRNQVKPRTSTKNPVIRYLYAIISFLLKNIWIDLLWKHFSPVKQGPQTIEVRGFRFSSFMCIIWEAIRTSMRGARAIPVLRNPV, encoded by the coding sequence ATGCCTTTACCTAAATCGAGGGTGACCTGCAGAAAGAGCAACATTCTGAAACCTAAAGACTGTTGCGCCCCTGTTGTTTCGGCACTGGATCAGCATCTAACCATTCCCATTCAGGGAAAACTCACTCAAACGGACTTGATTTCTTCTTTGGTCGGCATGGCTGTAATGAATCAGTCAGTTCACTCAATCACCCACATCCTGGATCGGGTACCGTGCGAAACGTCCGTTCGCTACCACCTCAAAAAACTCGATATGGCCGATTTGGAGCAGAATAACACCTCGATCCTCACCACCCATATGCACCACGTCCTCAAACCGGGGTACGCCTATCAGTTTGCGATTGACTTTACCAACGATCCGTACTACGGGTCAACCGATGAGGAGAACGAAGCCTATATCGTGCGAAGTAAGCGTAAAAAGTCAACAAATGAGTTTTATTCCTACATCACTCTGTATGTGACCACCAGGAACCGGCAGATGACGCTGGCCGTGTTCCCGGTGCGCCGGGATACCTCGAAGGTCGGATACATCGCGCAATGTCTCGATCGGATCACTGAACTCGGTCTTCGCATCGAAGTTCTCTGCCTGGATCGGGAGTTCTACACCCGGAAGGTGCTCGGGTTTCTGATGGACGTCCAGGTGCCGTTCATCGTTCCTGTCAGGAAACACGGGAAAAGGATGAAACAAGTCCTCCAGGGAACCCACTCCCGGTATGCTGAATATCGGATGCACGGAAAACCGGTGCTGGTCCTGAAGATTGCGATTGCCGTGAAGTATGCAAAAGGAAAACGGGGTAAGCGCGGCGTTGAGAATCTGGGTTACGTCGTGGGAAACCTCCGGTGGAATCCCCATCGGGTCCATCAGACCTATCGGTCCAGGTTCTCGATTGAATCGTCCTATCGGATGCGCAACCAGGTGAAACCCCGTACGAGCACAAAAAACCCGGTCATCCGGTATCTCTACGCCATAATATCGTTCCTCCTCAAGAATATCTGGATCGATCTACTCTGGAAGCACTTTTCCCCCGTGAAACAGGGACCACAAACCATTGAGGTGCGCGGCTTCCGGTTCAGCTCCTTCATGTGCATAATCTGGGAGGCGATCCGCACATCGATGAGGGGTGCCAGAGCCATTCCTGTGTTAAGGAATCCTGTTTAG
- a CDS encoding HNH endonuclease domain-containing protein — translation MPTTERAIADARGIYRSALEGGGLRCVWSGRTIPSASEMHIDHLLPFSIWRNNDLWNLLPTLGSVNTKKSDRIPDPHFLKRRKEEIVGCWDLLHDRLPGRFEEEIRISLIGPRAPWSDWQDLAIEHLADKCTYLIEIRGYEAWAL, via the coding sequence ATGCCGACGACCGAACGGGCGATCGCCGATGCACGGGGGATCTACCGCTCGGCCCTTGAGGGCGGCGGGCTCAGGTGCGTCTGGTCGGGGCGGACGATCCCTTCGGCATCGGAGATGCACATCGACCACCTCCTCCCCTTCTCGATCTGGAGGAACAACGACCTCTGGAACCTCCTGCCCACCCTCGGATCGGTCAATACAAAAAAGAGCGACCGCATCCCCGACCCCCATTTCCTGAAGAGGCGAAAGGAGGAGATCGTCGGGTGCTGGGATCTGCTCCATGACCGCCTCCCCGGCCGGTTCGAGGAGGAGATCAGGATCTCCCTCATCGGCCCCCGTGCACCCTGGAGCGACTGGCAGGACCTGGCGATCGAGCACCTCGCCGACAAATGCACATACTTAATTGAGATCCGGGGCTACGAGGCATGGGCGCTATGA
- a CDS encoding HIT family protein: protein MTCPFCTPEPSEVVLANDLCYARYDRYPVNPGHLLIIPFRHVADFFDATAEEQEALLALVREAKAHLDREFSPDGYNLGVNVGEAAGQTVMHLHIHLIPRYRGDIENPRGGVRGVIPEKRVY, encoded by the coding sequence ATGACCTGTCCGTTCTGCACCCCCGAACCCTCAGAGGTCGTGCTCGCAAACGACCTCTGCTATGCCAGATACGACCGCTACCCGGTGAACCCCGGCCACCTGCTGATCATCCCGTTCAGGCATGTTGCAGACTTCTTCGACGCCACCGCCGAGGAGCAGGAGGCCCTGCTCGCCCTGGTCAGGGAGGCGAAGGCCCACCTCGACCGCGAGTTCAGCCCCGACGGCTACAACCTCGGCGTGAATGTCGGGGAGGCCGCCGGCCAGACGGTGATGCACCTGCACATCCACCTGATCCCCCGGTACCGGGGGGATATCGAGAACCCGCGGGGCGGGGTGCGGGGGGTTATTCCGGAGAAGCGGGTGTATTGA
- a CDS encoding PmeII family type II restriction endonuclease: MVAKNSFYRILKSKKSVFETSKISDLFSHVDKERVDRIAESVSVYIRDNLPKAFDKRENLADYRTNPYVLLTSASVLDLDDPARFADFIFNSKFYMALETSFGKSIESAFVGQYPINSTTHWEEPLEKIAEFKGLEGFTREEKAQKRVGSVWREIDKSVVVGDHRYFVTIKSGPNTINDSQVQAMTDAIRNNYKTWINESKRNNRSVKSIDVVVGLTYGTDKTTNNKENQILAKLLDNGFVEEDRERCPGVLIDRETRTVRVYRKIGIEYWAFMGSPTDPSSAQHVFLEILLGLSKALSIGIDRKSVEGGVNKKIRELSMALSKLQFPQKSLPTWIKNDFSEEELFLLTTAMTAFYDEGI; this comes from the coding sequence ATGGTAGCAAAAAATTCCTTTTACAGGATCCTAAAATCTAAAAAAAGTGTTTTTGAGACGTCAAAAATTTCGGATTTGTTTTCTCATGTTGATAAAGAAAGAGTCGATAGGATTGCTGAATCTGTATCTGTATATATTCGGGACAATTTGCCAAAAGCCTTTGATAAGAGAGAAAATTTAGCAGACTATCGTACAAATCCTTATGTCTTATTGACATCCGCGAGCGTCTTGGATCTTGATGACCCGGCCAGATTTGCGGACTTTATATTTAATAGCAAGTTTTACATGGCCCTTGAGACCTCATTTGGTAAATCTATTGAATCAGCATTTGTTGGGCAATATCCAATTAACTCAACAACACATTGGGAAGAACCCTTGGAGAAAATTGCAGAGTTTAAAGGGCTTGAAGGGTTTACTCGCGAGGAAAAAGCTCAGAAACGAGTGGGATCGGTTTGGCGGGAGATCGACAAGTCTGTTGTAGTAGGTGACCATAGATATTTTGTTACCATAAAAAGTGGGCCTAATACTATCAATGACAGTCAAGTCCAAGCAATGACGGATGCTATAAGAAATAATTACAAAACTTGGATCAATGAGTCAAAAAGAAACAATAGATCTGTAAAATCGATTGATGTGGTTGTTGGCCTTACTTATGGGACTGACAAGACCACTAATAATAAAGAGAATCAGATCCTCGCAAAATTATTGGACAATGGTTTCGTTGAGGAAGACCGGGAACGATGTCCTGGTGTCTTGATAGATAGAGAAACTAGAACTGTTCGGGTATATCGGAAAATTGGGATAGAATATTGGGCCTTTATGGGGAGTCCTACTGATCCAAGCTCGGCACAACATGTATTTCTTGAAATATTGCTTGGGCTATCAAAGGCACTTTCAATAGGAATTGATAGAAAATCTGTTGAAGGAGGAGTTAATAAGAAGATCAGGGAACTTTCAATGGCTCTTTCAAAATTGCAGTTCCCTCAAAAAAGTTTACCAACTTGGATTAAAAATGATTTCAGTGAAGAGGAATTGTTTTTGCTTACAACTGCTATGACTGCTTTTTATGATGAAGGGATCTAA